The nucleotide sequence ctctgcaggacactggccctccaggaccgattTTGGGTACCCCTGTTTTAAAGTATCAAGTATTAAATGTACAAAAGCTCGTAAAAactttacttatatttttacaaCACTATGTTGTAAGTATGTCCTATTGGATGATCAAAAGTTCAACACACACTTGTGGTCTTCACACCCTCTTTAACACTTTGGCAAAATAAAGGAAACATGTCACGTAAGTGCTCAAGTGCAAAGACCAGTTGTGTGGGTATTTGGGCAGTCCCTATATTGCATATTGCTGAATGGAATTTGAACTAGTTGGCATTTAATATTAACAGTTCTAAACAGCAACCCTTTCTAACTTGTGAGGAATCACTTGTCAAAACTAAAAGAAATTGCTAATTCTTTTCGGAGCGATATTTGAGACTCATTTGAGACTCACATGCCCCAAAACTGCAAGATGTCAAAGACAACTTTGCAGTGTACACTAATTTAATGACATATAATTTGTGTAAAACATAGGGTGTTGCACATTTAATTAGCGCAGAGATTAATAtgtgtattttgtaaaatttttatCACTTAGGCTTAATTAGAAGCACTACAATTAAACTGTCATTTGGACTACTGTAGAATAAAGTCGAATTTGAACTAGCTAGCATTTAACATTGACAGTTCTAAACAACAACCCTTGCTAACTTTTGAGGAACCACGtgtcaaaacaaaaagaaatctGAGTGGCAAAGAatgaaaaagtgaaagtgaccGAGCCAAAACAAACCACAGCGGCAAAAGTGATACTCATTTGGtcaaatgacatgtttttttttgtgatatatgtTTTGTTGGAAATTCTTCTTACTTGTTGCGTGACACACCCGCGATCAAAGTCAATCATGTTGATTTAGAAAACAACCATATCCATCCGCGAAGCGTGCCGAAGCACAGCTGACGTAAAGAGCTACTCCCCAACTGacacacaattttaattttttttttttttcaaccacaGTTCGCTATAGAGAAGCCATAGTCCCGTGCAGGCAGTTTaggtcttttatttatttattttttccgaAACGAAATCCATGCGACTGGCGGTCTAATCATCTTTCACTAAATCAATTATGTAAAGTTTAATTAGAAATGGCGAGATCCAGGCTCTTTTAACTTGTAGTACAACTCAGGTTTgctttagaaaaatatattaacgtGTATATATCAGGACTCCAAAAATCATGATAGACGCAGGCAGGGGCCTGTATTTAGACAGCCGTCAGTAGTTCAGAATTTGAGAGCAGCTCTCTGACTTCACAGACTTTGAAATGTTAAACTTTCAGTGGCTGAAGTGTTTAGATTAGCGAAAGTGATGTAAATAGACGTGATGAAATATGTaagtgagctgtaaacagttCTTTTTATCTTCAGTCAGCCGTGTGTGCGCGTGTGCGTTCACGGGCATGTGCAGAGCGTATTGTGTGTGCGAGCCGCGCTTCAAACGTGCGCAACTCGCGCTCGCACCAAATCTATTCTTTacagtttgttttctttttccctccaaaaatgtaaatgatgtctagctgctgttttttattatatgcaGCCGGGGAGTGGGCGCACGGCTTCCGTGGCAGGGTTTGCTGATTAATTTCCTGAGGTCAGGGCTATTGCGCTGTGCTTAGTGATGCAACATGGACTCACAGTCAGCCAGAATTTTCTCATAAAATCAACAGAGAAAATTCAGCCGGAATAAACTGCATGGGCCTTTGCACTCTTTACCTATCTCCGTGTGGATGATCAGTAAAATGGGCCTAGGTCGTTTGATACTTCGTGCATTTGAAATCAGATGAAAAGCATTTAACAATTCCATTCCATACAACTTCTAAACtcacacataaatacacactCCCACGGCAGAACTtgattatttgaatttttacttataattgttttttgttcaacaggccttcaaagttaaaaaaaaaacatgactcagAATTAATAGATTTACCAAATCTACTCCCAGCTCTCAGCAAACGCACTTGAACTAGCTACGGGTCACTTGAAAATTCCTCGTAGTTGTATTAAAACATGATTGGAACTAGATTCTTCAAGGTAGTTCTCCAGGAGCACCTCTGCAGTAGCTGGATTGCAATTGTACGCCACCAGGTGGCGCGTATTGAGCGCTAAACAGATGCACAGCAGCGTCCTTGTCTTGCTCTGATTCTCTGAGACCGCTGTCTCTGTGTGTCTCACACGAAGGAACTTGCGACCTGCATCTCGGAGGAATTTATGTGGGGTGACGTCACAGCAGATTTCCCCAGTCAACGAATCAGAGTtagtgaaaatgtattattttcttaaaaaaaaaaaaaaaaaaaaaaaaaaatatatatatatatatatatatatatatatatatggatgtaGAAAATAgagattgtttttattatttcaatgcgTGCAATGAATTCGGGAATTCTTAGGAATTTGTTGAAATCAAAGAACACATGCCATTTAGAGCATTTGTCTATTtctatttccattttaaatgaaactaacttttctttctgtcttgtATATACAACTGTGAGATTACGTGAATTTTTCACCTTCACAGTTTACATTAACCTAGGTGTGTTTGACCCCAAGAGGAAAAGTTTATACCAAGAATTTCCACAGCACTTCAGTTCGTATCAAAGAGAAGTGCTCGAACTTCTCGAATTCACATTTCCTGTGTAACGCAAATGAAGCTCTTGTTCTAAATCTGTCTTCACTGGGGTCGGGGTGACAAATTGACTAATGGTTTTGGGACGTTTAAAACCGGTCTCTCATTTCGTTCTCGCAGAGAGCCCAAGTTAAAGGTGACAGTTGTATATTTACCTTAATTAATACAAAGTGAAGCTTGATTTGTTGCCGCCCCCATCTCGCACAGAAGCTCGTTTTAAATAAGAATTCTTTGACTTTCTGCGTTATGTTGCATTGATGAGAGCGTTAATTAAATACGACTATTTTGTTACCCTAATCTCAGCGTACAGTGATGTAAAATTCTTTAGTCTTCTTcggagaataataataataataacaataataataataataataataacgtgtACACAAAGTACACAAaatgtttaccaaaaattaaatgtatttaatgctAAGGATTTAATTTCTGTTCATTTCCGTCTTCGGGATACTATCCTCATCATGTGCAAGTGGTGAAAGACCTGCAAACTTTATTGTCAACGTAAAAGTTTCAAAAGTTGCAGTAGGGTTCACTTCTCTGACATGAAGGCAGTGATAAGTGCATGTGTTTGGTCCTCTAGCGTCGAGCGCTGCTGTACCAGTGGAGGAAACTTCACTTCAGTATGTTGGGGGTTTGGCTGTATGACGTCGCGGGTTGGGTTACAATAAAGAGGCGGTTTGACTTTGGGACCACAAGACAGAGCTagagtaagagagagagagagtttctACCCCGAGTAACCAAATACTCACAGCGCACAACCGCTGGACCACAGCTGTGCGAACTTCAGTGTTTTCCCGTGTCTCTGCTGCGAGAACATGCTGAGGAAGACGAACATTTCTCCGATCCGCCTGAGAGTTTTGCACTGAATTTTCAAACGCTGTGGGACGACTAAGTGACCGTAAATCCTCTTATTTTGGATCGTCCCGCTTCGCCAAGatctggtaaatattttctgcattttggaGTATTTATGACAAGCTTTTACTACTGTTGCAAGACATATAGTCTGTATATTGGCGGTGATTTCGTGCGGTAGGCGTGAACAACAAACATGAAATGTTCAGAATGAATTAGTTAGGCAAGAAATTGCTTGTAAAACATTACGGGCAGGACGTGTAACACTTTAGttgttaaaagaaaatattcgGGAAAATGTGTATTAACTGCACTGCAATTGCAAAGAAATTTGTTGCTTAAAACAGATAAAAGTCACGGCAAAGTATCAAATGTGTGAATGATGGTGTTTAATAGTGATCGGTCAGTGATCAACAGGTGGGATGCGCATTCCAAACGCTTATTGATCATAAGTGGTGTGAAAACATTTCAACTATTTGTTTgaggaataaaataattttgttttacaacattaagattgctgaaataaataaaataaaagattcgCATATATCTGAGAAATGTAGCTGGTCTGTGGAAAGCTTTGAAGCCGCTCTGatgtcattcagtgtttttcgttaaaaattataacaaacGCGAATTCGTTTAAACAAATCgtaaatttaagattttattgtGCATCTGTAGAaagttatactttttttttttcctaaaccACGCGTGGCCTTGTGGTCGGTGGTCTCGAGTCGTGATTCGCGTGTGCTTTGAATGGACCTCTAGAGTTTTACAGTGATGCTCGGTGCTGAGAAAATTACGTTATTCGTTTGTTTCGGTTCATTTTAAGCGCTATTCGTTCACAGTGTCTTGCGCAAGCAGCAAAATTAGCCAAAAGTAAAACCaaacatattttgtcatttgGGGAAAATGACGTACAGTTAATCTTAAAATGTATcgttcatttaatattaaaaaacaaacgtTTCTTTTAAAGTAATGTGGAATATAGAAgccatttgttttttatatatacataggcctattttaaaaatatgtagtaatatttctttctttgtttattgGTTAAACAATTTATATTTGAATTGAAAACGTTCTAAAAGATATTAAAGTATAacctaataatataatatgataatattacTATACTATAATCTCCAACAATTGAAACTTTTcagatattaataaataattgttaagACCGCGGTTCAAACAAAAATGCTACTGAACGGTTAGCATTTTGGCCTAATATATTCATCTAAAAATGTCTTTTGGATGCTACATGTATAAAATGACTActgttaaaacaataaaaatattcacgatttgtttaatttatagaGAGAAAAATTCAACGAATTTAGATATCACAACAAGCATAATTAAACGATAAGAAATTTAAAATGAGTATAGGCCTACTGATATCAGAGAGTAAACTATTCAgctttaacatttatatattttgatctGACTACACAAGATGCATCAGTCTAAATCTTGCACAATATGCGGTGGCCGTTATTTATTACGTATTATATTACACTGTCATTTCCCCCCCTATGATACTGAACAGGCAAACGCGTTTTACATAAAACTGCAAACACAACAAAGCGCCAGGCCTTCTCCacaatacttaaatatatttgtatatttagtCAGCTGTTTGATGGTGCTTAATGAATGGTGTGTTTCCCTCTCTCCAGGGTTAAGTGATCACATCCTCTCGGGGGGCTGCgcggaaaaaagaaaacatacacTTACTTGATAATCGTTGCACAATTGACCAAAGGCTCGTCGTTAACGCATGAACCTCGAGACCGTGATTAATTCCTGTAATACACGTCCAGATTTCTCTGTGATCTCCGTACGCCCGACAGGCGCACATTCACACCTACCGAGAGATAAAACACTGATGACCTCGGCGCTCAACGCGCTACTGATGAAAGCTGAGCAATCACAGTTATTGATAAGGAAGCTTACTGATAGACAGAGGCCACAATGAGGGCGCAAACTGCAGGCACTTGCCATGCGTCTGACAATATATTCTTGGAGTGCACACTGATGCAtgattatattttcaaatgtttattgatacttttttttatatataaaagttaaaaaaaaaaaaaaatgtttcaccaCATTTTGAGGAGAACGTGTCACATTAGAGATCTAATGGGATGGATGGGGGTGGACCCGAACTCAGCCAACTGTGGTGTGATTTTCGAGACATTTTCACCACCTTGTCTGGGATAGACGTCTTTAGCCCCACAACACTGATTCGGGATGGCGTGGGGAACAAAATCTGTGAGATTTACCCAGACACAGTGCGCAAATCCGACTAATTAGCCAACAATGtcccggaaaaaaaaaaaaaatgtccaagcACTTGTGAAATCCCACAATTcagaaatgtctttttcctCTAAAACTTTCAACTGGCGTTAGAATTAACGGTTAAGCAGCCTGTTCAGGTAACACATTCCCCTCCGTCACTCGTTTTAAAGGTATGCGGACTTCAAAGGGTTAAGGGTACGAGTTCTCGGGAGCGAGTCCTGATCTCCTCTAATGACCCCCGTAAGTAAAAGTCAATTACTTCTGCGCCATGATCAGAGCGTCCAAATCCCCGGGGGAGCTTTGAGCTTCAGAAAGACTAATTAGGGctatttcactttttatttaccGGGGATCAGACTCTCTCCGCATCCTGAGTATATTCGAGACAgaaatgcacacaaattaagCGTAATCATTTACATAGACCTTTTAGCTGATAGAGTTTCTAGCGATGtgacattattattttcttgacctttattgaactttcaaaatatgATACACAGGCTAtgacttttaaacaattttagcaGCTCTTTGACCTTATCCATCGTAACCAGATCCATATCTGGCATCCCTATAAGTCTGGTTTTGTATTAACGGTAATCTAACACACAACACGTTGCTGCGTTTCACGTGGTACTTATAAaactgtgtgaaaaaaaatcctCCAGACGATATGAGTAACACTGTAAACACACCAAGCCTGtttgtatgagtgtgtgtgtgcttgtagtTCCTGATGAGACAAAGAGGAGTTATTGTGCTTTGTGTCTGTTCTCATCCAACCTGATTAAACAGTTGAGGCAGGTATGTCACCTGCTGTCTTTCGTCTTCATGGCCATAGGCATATTTTCAGCATGCAGAAGACGCCTACGCCAAAatgtacatgcacacacattcaTCTGGCAGGCTTGAGCATTGCTTTGTGCTGTCGCTGGAGTATGCGCTTTCAATATGTCAGACAAGGTGCCTCGCTTGACAAGTGCACTTTATGCCTTgacgtgagtgtgtgtgtgtgtgtgtgttttttttttttctttttagggaAGTCCCTTCAGCCTGTAAGGACTAAAGCGAGACGTTTCTAAGTAGCGCATGATATAGGCCTATAGTAAACGGAAAATGCAGACAGATGTCTGCAGGTGTATTATTTTCAAGAGTTGCTCTTcactcatttttttctgtttttgtctcCTACAGAAACTTTCTGCAATCAGTCATGGGCAGTAAAACGCTCCCAGCACCCGTGCCCCTTCATCCTTCCCTGCAGCTGGCGAACTATTCCTTTCTTCAGACCTCCAACGGGCTCCACTTGCCTGCCGACCACATGCCCAGCATCTACAGTTTCAGTGCCTTGCATGCCGTCCACCTGCACCAGTGGACTCTGGGCTACCCACCGTTCACTTTGCCACGCTGCACCTTCTCCAAGCTGCCTGGCCTGGTGGACGCCCGCTTCCCTCTTCCCTCAATCCCACTGTTCCCCCATCTCGTCCAGCCCGCCAAGCAGGAGTCACCCGGGCCTGGTTCTGGAGGGTCCAGCAAAAGCAAACCCCGTTTTGACTTTGCCAACCTGGCGGCGGCCGCCACGCAGGACGACGCCCTGAAGGCAGAAGATCTGAGCACTAACAATGGGCACGTGCGCTCACCCTCATTAGGCTGCCTGCTGGATGTGGCCAAGCTCTCCTCGCCGGAAAGAAAACCAAGCCGAGGACGGCTCCCGTCCAAGACAAAAAAGGAGTTTGTGTGCAAGTTCTGTGGCCGCCACTTCACCAAGTCCTACAACCTGTTGATTCATGAGCGCACGCACACAGATGAGCGGCCGTACACTTGTGACATCTGTCATAAGGCCTTCAGGAGGCAGGACCACCTGAGAGACCACAGGTAAAGACATATCAATACACTGATCTCAGATCAGATGATTTAGAGCTGACACTGAAATACATTCCTGCTCATACCTGCCCATTCATAAATGTATTGTATCACAAACTCGggccacacacaaacacataactACCTGCAGATTCTGTTCCAATCATGACCTCATCATACATTACTGCATAATGATCTCTTCCATCATTCCAGTTAGAAAATATCTCAGGgtaaatccaaaatatttgtaataa is from Labeo rohita strain BAU-BD-2019 chromosome 13, IGBB_LRoh.1.0, whole genome shotgun sequence and encodes:
- the osr1 gene encoding protein odd-skipped-related 1, with protein sequence MGSKTLPAPVPLHPSLQLANYSFLQTSNGLHLPADHMPSIYSFSALHAVHLHQWTLGYPPFTLPRCTFSKLPGLVDARFPLPSIPLFPHLVQPAKQESPGPGSGGSSKSKPRFDFANLAAAATQDDALKAEDLSTNNGHVRSPSLGCLLDVAKLSSPERKPSRGRLPSKTKKEFVCKFCGRHFTKSYNLLIHERTHTDERPYTCDICHKAFRRQDHLRDHRYIHSKEKPFKCQECGKGFCQSRTLAVHKTLHMQVKELKPAKIK